From a region of the Marmota flaviventris isolate mMarFla1 chromosome 13, mMarFla1.hap1, whole genome shotgun sequence genome:
- the Ptgs1 gene encoding prostaglandin G/H synthase 1 isoform X1: MSREWDPAFPCVLAASRRSLERQAQPLSLSSAGRSLSLRFPLLLLLLPPSPVLPADPGAPAPVNPCCYYPCQNQGVCVRFGLDRYQCDCTRTGYSGPNCTIPGLWTWLRNSLRPSPTFVHFLLTHGRWLWEFVNATFIRDTLMRLVLTVRSNLIPSPPTYNTAYNYISWESFSNASYYTQILPSVPQGCPTPMGTKGKKQLPDAQLLGHRFLLRRKFIPDPQGTNLMFAFFAQHFTHQFFKTSGKMGPGFTKALGHGVDLGHIYGDNLERQYHLRLFKDGKLKYQVLDGEMYPPSVDQAPVLMHYPRGIPPQNQMAVGQEVFGLLPGLMLYATLWLREHNRVCDLLKAEHPTWDDEQLFQTTRLILIGETIKIVIEDYVQHLSGYFLQLKFDPELLFRAQFQYQNRIAVEFNQLYHWHPLMPDSFKVGSQEYTYEQFLFNTSMLVDYGVEALVDAFSRQKAGRIGGGRNIDHHILHVAVDVIKESREMRLQPFNEYRKRFGMKPYTSFQELTGEKEMAAELEELYGDIDALEFYPGLLLEKCLPNSIFGESMIEIGAPFSLKGLLGNPICSPEYWKPSTFGGEVGFNIVNTATLKKLVCLNTKTCPYVSFQVPNSSQDNGHVVERPSTEL, encoded by the exons TGAACCCCTGTTGTTACTATCCGTGTCAGAACCAGGGTGTCTGTGTCCGCTTCGGCCTGGACCGCTACCAGTGTGACTGTACCCGCACCGGCTATTCCGGCCCCAACTGCACCATCC ctGGACTCTGGACCTGGCTCCGGAATTCCTTGCGGCCCAGCCCCACTTTTGTCCACTTCCTGCTCACGCACGGGCGCTGGCTCTGGGAGTTTGTCAATGCCACCTTCATCCGAGACACGCTCATGCGCCTGGTACTCACAG TGCGTTCCAAccttatccccagccctcccacgTACAACACAGCGTACAACTACATCAGCTGGGAGTCCTTCTCCAATGCGAGCTATTACACCCAAATTCTACCCTCTGTGCCCCAAGGCTGCCCAACGCCGATGGGGACCAAAG GGAAGAAGCAGCTGCCAGATGCCCAGCTCCTGGGCCACCGCTTCCTGCTCAGGAGGAAGTTTATCCCTGATCCCCAAGGCACCAACCTCATGTTTGCCTTCTTTGCACAACACTTCACCCATCAGTTCTTCAAAACTTCTGGCAAAATGGGTCCTGGCTTCACCAAGGCCTTGGGCCATGGG GTAGACCTGGGCCACATTTATGGAGACAATCTGGAACGCCAGTATCACCTGCGGCTCTTTAAGGATGGGAAACTCAAGTACCAG GTGTTGGATGGGGAGATGTACCCGCCTTCGGTGGACCAGGCTCCGGTGTTGATGCACTACCCACGGGGCATCCCGCCCCAAAACCAGATGGCGGTGGGCCAGGAGGTGTTTGGGCTGCTTCCCGGGCTCATGCTCTATGCCACACTCTGGCTGCGCGAGCACAACCGCGTGTGTGACCTGCTGAAAGCCGAGCACCCAACCTGGGATGATGAACAGCTCTTCCAGACCACCCGTCTCATCCTCATAG GGGAGACCATCAAGATTGTCATTGAGGATTATGTGCAGCATTTGAGTGGCTACTTCCTGCAGTTAAAGTTTGACCCAGAGCTGCTGTTCAGAGCCCAGTTCCAGTACCAAAACCGCATCGCCGTGGAATTCAACCAGCTCTACCACTGGCATCCGCTCATGCCTGACTCTTTCAAGGTGGGCTCCCAAGAGTACACCTACGAGCAGTTCTTGTTCAATACCTCCATGCTGGTGGACTACGGGGTCGAGGCCCTGGTGGATGCCTTCTCTCGCCAGAAAGCTGGCCGG ATCGGTGGGGGTAGGAACATAGACCACCACATTCTTCATGTGGCTGTGGATGTCATCAAGGAGTCTCGAGAGATGCGGCTGCAGCCCTTCAATGAGTACCGCAAGAGGTTTGGCATGAAGCCCTACACCTCCTTCCAGGAGCTCACAG GAGAGAAGGAGATGGCAGCTGAGTTGGAGGAGCTGTATGGAGACATCGATGCTTTGGAATTCTACCCGGGGCTGCTGCTTGAAAAGTGCCTACCGAACTCCATTTTTGGGGAGAGTATGATAGAGATCGGGGCTCCCTTTTCCCTTAAGGGTCTTCTAGGAAATCCCATCTGCTCTCCAGAGTACTGGAAACCAAGCACATTCGGTGGCGAGGTAGGCTTCAACATTGTCAACACGGCCACACTGAAGAAACTCGTCTGCCTCAACACCAAGACCTGTCCCTATGTGTCCTTCCAAGTGCCAAACTCCAGTCAGGACAATGGACATGTTGTAGAGCGAccatccacagaactctga
- the Ptgs1 gene encoding prostaglandin G/H synthase 1 isoform X2, whose product MSRRSLSLRFPLLLLLLPPSPVLPADPGAPAPVNPCCYYPCQNQGVCVRFGLDRYQCDCTRTGYSGPNCTIPGLWTWLRNSLRPSPTFVHFLLTHGRWLWEFVNATFIRDTLMRLVLTVRSNLIPSPPTYNTAYNYISWESFSNASYYTQILPSVPQGCPTPMGTKGKKQLPDAQLLGHRFLLRRKFIPDPQGTNLMFAFFAQHFTHQFFKTSGKMGPGFTKALGHGVDLGHIYGDNLERQYHLRLFKDGKLKYQVLDGEMYPPSVDQAPVLMHYPRGIPPQNQMAVGQEVFGLLPGLMLYATLWLREHNRVCDLLKAEHPTWDDEQLFQTTRLILIGETIKIVIEDYVQHLSGYFLQLKFDPELLFRAQFQYQNRIAVEFNQLYHWHPLMPDSFKVGSQEYTYEQFLFNTSMLVDYGVEALVDAFSRQKAGRIGGGRNIDHHILHVAVDVIKESREMRLQPFNEYRKRFGMKPYTSFQELTGEKEMAAELEELYGDIDALEFYPGLLLEKCLPNSIFGESMIEIGAPFSLKGLLGNPICSPEYWKPSTFGGEVGFNIVNTATLKKLVCLNTKTCPYVSFQVPNSSQDNGHVVERPSTEL is encoded by the exons TGAACCCCTGTTGTTACTATCCGTGTCAGAACCAGGGTGTCTGTGTCCGCTTCGGCCTGGACCGCTACCAGTGTGACTGTACCCGCACCGGCTATTCCGGCCCCAACTGCACCATCC ctGGACTCTGGACCTGGCTCCGGAATTCCTTGCGGCCCAGCCCCACTTTTGTCCACTTCCTGCTCACGCACGGGCGCTGGCTCTGGGAGTTTGTCAATGCCACCTTCATCCGAGACACGCTCATGCGCCTGGTACTCACAG TGCGTTCCAAccttatccccagccctcccacgTACAACACAGCGTACAACTACATCAGCTGGGAGTCCTTCTCCAATGCGAGCTATTACACCCAAATTCTACCCTCTGTGCCCCAAGGCTGCCCAACGCCGATGGGGACCAAAG GGAAGAAGCAGCTGCCAGATGCCCAGCTCCTGGGCCACCGCTTCCTGCTCAGGAGGAAGTTTATCCCTGATCCCCAAGGCACCAACCTCATGTTTGCCTTCTTTGCACAACACTTCACCCATCAGTTCTTCAAAACTTCTGGCAAAATGGGTCCTGGCTTCACCAAGGCCTTGGGCCATGGG GTAGACCTGGGCCACATTTATGGAGACAATCTGGAACGCCAGTATCACCTGCGGCTCTTTAAGGATGGGAAACTCAAGTACCAG GTGTTGGATGGGGAGATGTACCCGCCTTCGGTGGACCAGGCTCCGGTGTTGATGCACTACCCACGGGGCATCCCGCCCCAAAACCAGATGGCGGTGGGCCAGGAGGTGTTTGGGCTGCTTCCCGGGCTCATGCTCTATGCCACACTCTGGCTGCGCGAGCACAACCGCGTGTGTGACCTGCTGAAAGCCGAGCACCCAACCTGGGATGATGAACAGCTCTTCCAGACCACCCGTCTCATCCTCATAG GGGAGACCATCAAGATTGTCATTGAGGATTATGTGCAGCATTTGAGTGGCTACTTCCTGCAGTTAAAGTTTGACCCAGAGCTGCTGTTCAGAGCCCAGTTCCAGTACCAAAACCGCATCGCCGTGGAATTCAACCAGCTCTACCACTGGCATCCGCTCATGCCTGACTCTTTCAAGGTGGGCTCCCAAGAGTACACCTACGAGCAGTTCTTGTTCAATACCTCCATGCTGGTGGACTACGGGGTCGAGGCCCTGGTGGATGCCTTCTCTCGCCAGAAAGCTGGCCGG ATCGGTGGGGGTAGGAACATAGACCACCACATTCTTCATGTGGCTGTGGATGTCATCAAGGAGTCTCGAGAGATGCGGCTGCAGCCCTTCAATGAGTACCGCAAGAGGTTTGGCATGAAGCCCTACACCTCCTTCCAGGAGCTCACAG GAGAGAAGGAGATGGCAGCTGAGTTGGAGGAGCTGTATGGAGACATCGATGCTTTGGAATTCTACCCGGGGCTGCTGCTTGAAAAGTGCCTACCGAACTCCATTTTTGGGGAGAGTATGATAGAGATCGGGGCTCCCTTTTCCCTTAAGGGTCTTCTAGGAAATCCCATCTGCTCTCCAGAGTACTGGAAACCAAGCACATTCGGTGGCGAGGTAGGCTTCAACATTGTCAACACGGCCACACTGAAGAAACTCGTCTGCCTCAACACCAAGACCTGTCCCTATGTGTCCTTCCAAGTGCCAAACTCCAGTCAGGACAATGGACATGTTGTAGAGCGAccatccacagaactctga
- the Ptgs1 gene encoding prostaglandin G/H synthase 1 isoform X3 codes for METGGPGLAQVNPCCYYPCQNQGVCVRFGLDRYQCDCTRTGYSGPNCTIPGLWTWLRNSLRPSPTFVHFLLTHGRWLWEFVNATFIRDTLMRLVLTVRSNLIPSPPTYNTAYNYISWESFSNASYYTQILPSVPQGCPTPMGTKGKKQLPDAQLLGHRFLLRRKFIPDPQGTNLMFAFFAQHFTHQFFKTSGKMGPGFTKALGHGVDLGHIYGDNLERQYHLRLFKDGKLKYQVLDGEMYPPSVDQAPVLMHYPRGIPPQNQMAVGQEVFGLLPGLMLYATLWLREHNRVCDLLKAEHPTWDDEQLFQTTRLILIGETIKIVIEDYVQHLSGYFLQLKFDPELLFRAQFQYQNRIAVEFNQLYHWHPLMPDSFKVGSQEYTYEQFLFNTSMLVDYGVEALVDAFSRQKAGRIGGGRNIDHHILHVAVDVIKESREMRLQPFNEYRKRFGMKPYTSFQELTGEKEMAAELEELYGDIDALEFYPGLLLEKCLPNSIFGESMIEIGAPFSLKGLLGNPICSPEYWKPSTFGGEVGFNIVNTATLKKLVCLNTKTCPYVSFQVPNSSQDNGHVVERPSTEL; via the exons TGAACCCCTGTTGTTACTATCCGTGTCAGAACCAGGGTGTCTGTGTCCGCTTCGGCCTGGACCGCTACCAGTGTGACTGTACCCGCACCGGCTATTCCGGCCCCAACTGCACCATCC ctGGACTCTGGACCTGGCTCCGGAATTCCTTGCGGCCCAGCCCCACTTTTGTCCACTTCCTGCTCACGCACGGGCGCTGGCTCTGGGAGTTTGTCAATGCCACCTTCATCCGAGACACGCTCATGCGCCTGGTACTCACAG TGCGTTCCAAccttatccccagccctcccacgTACAACACAGCGTACAACTACATCAGCTGGGAGTCCTTCTCCAATGCGAGCTATTACACCCAAATTCTACCCTCTGTGCCCCAAGGCTGCCCAACGCCGATGGGGACCAAAG GGAAGAAGCAGCTGCCAGATGCCCAGCTCCTGGGCCACCGCTTCCTGCTCAGGAGGAAGTTTATCCCTGATCCCCAAGGCACCAACCTCATGTTTGCCTTCTTTGCACAACACTTCACCCATCAGTTCTTCAAAACTTCTGGCAAAATGGGTCCTGGCTTCACCAAGGCCTTGGGCCATGGG GTAGACCTGGGCCACATTTATGGAGACAATCTGGAACGCCAGTATCACCTGCGGCTCTTTAAGGATGGGAAACTCAAGTACCAG GTGTTGGATGGGGAGATGTACCCGCCTTCGGTGGACCAGGCTCCGGTGTTGATGCACTACCCACGGGGCATCCCGCCCCAAAACCAGATGGCGGTGGGCCAGGAGGTGTTTGGGCTGCTTCCCGGGCTCATGCTCTATGCCACACTCTGGCTGCGCGAGCACAACCGCGTGTGTGACCTGCTGAAAGCCGAGCACCCAACCTGGGATGATGAACAGCTCTTCCAGACCACCCGTCTCATCCTCATAG GGGAGACCATCAAGATTGTCATTGAGGATTATGTGCAGCATTTGAGTGGCTACTTCCTGCAGTTAAAGTTTGACCCAGAGCTGCTGTTCAGAGCCCAGTTCCAGTACCAAAACCGCATCGCCGTGGAATTCAACCAGCTCTACCACTGGCATCCGCTCATGCCTGACTCTTTCAAGGTGGGCTCCCAAGAGTACACCTACGAGCAGTTCTTGTTCAATACCTCCATGCTGGTGGACTACGGGGTCGAGGCCCTGGTGGATGCCTTCTCTCGCCAGAAAGCTGGCCGG ATCGGTGGGGGTAGGAACATAGACCACCACATTCTTCATGTGGCTGTGGATGTCATCAAGGAGTCTCGAGAGATGCGGCTGCAGCCCTTCAATGAGTACCGCAAGAGGTTTGGCATGAAGCCCTACACCTCCTTCCAGGAGCTCACAG GAGAGAAGGAGATGGCAGCTGAGTTGGAGGAGCTGTATGGAGACATCGATGCTTTGGAATTCTACCCGGGGCTGCTGCTTGAAAAGTGCCTACCGAACTCCATTTTTGGGGAGAGTATGATAGAGATCGGGGCTCCCTTTTCCCTTAAGGGTCTTCTAGGAAATCCCATCTGCTCTCCAGAGTACTGGAAACCAAGCACATTCGGTGGCGAGGTAGGCTTCAACATTGTCAACACGGCCACACTGAAGAAACTCGTCTGCCTCAACACCAAGACCTGTCCCTATGTGTCCTTCCAAGTGCCAAACTCCAGTCAGGACAATGGACATGTTGTAGAGCGAccatccacagaactctga
- the Ptgs1 gene encoding prostaglandin G/H synthase 1 isoform X4: protein MRLVLTVRSNLIPSPPTYNTAYNYISWESFSNASYYTQILPSVPQGCPTPMGTKGKKQLPDAQLLGHRFLLRRKFIPDPQGTNLMFAFFAQHFTHQFFKTSGKMGPGFTKALGHGVDLGHIYGDNLERQYHLRLFKDGKLKYQVLDGEMYPPSVDQAPVLMHYPRGIPPQNQMAVGQEVFGLLPGLMLYATLWLREHNRVCDLLKAEHPTWDDEQLFQTTRLILIGETIKIVIEDYVQHLSGYFLQLKFDPELLFRAQFQYQNRIAVEFNQLYHWHPLMPDSFKVGSQEYTYEQFLFNTSMLVDYGVEALVDAFSRQKAGRIGGGRNIDHHILHVAVDVIKESREMRLQPFNEYRKRFGMKPYTSFQELTGEKEMAAELEELYGDIDALEFYPGLLLEKCLPNSIFGESMIEIGAPFSLKGLLGNPICSPEYWKPSTFGGEVGFNIVNTATLKKLVCLNTKTCPYVSFQVPNSSQDNGHVVERPSTEL from the exons ATGCGCCTGGTACTCACAG TGCGTTCCAAccttatccccagccctcccacgTACAACACAGCGTACAACTACATCAGCTGGGAGTCCTTCTCCAATGCGAGCTATTACACCCAAATTCTACCCTCTGTGCCCCAAGGCTGCCCAACGCCGATGGGGACCAAAG GGAAGAAGCAGCTGCCAGATGCCCAGCTCCTGGGCCACCGCTTCCTGCTCAGGAGGAAGTTTATCCCTGATCCCCAAGGCACCAACCTCATGTTTGCCTTCTTTGCACAACACTTCACCCATCAGTTCTTCAAAACTTCTGGCAAAATGGGTCCTGGCTTCACCAAGGCCTTGGGCCATGGG GTAGACCTGGGCCACATTTATGGAGACAATCTGGAACGCCAGTATCACCTGCGGCTCTTTAAGGATGGGAAACTCAAGTACCAG GTGTTGGATGGGGAGATGTACCCGCCTTCGGTGGACCAGGCTCCGGTGTTGATGCACTACCCACGGGGCATCCCGCCCCAAAACCAGATGGCGGTGGGCCAGGAGGTGTTTGGGCTGCTTCCCGGGCTCATGCTCTATGCCACACTCTGGCTGCGCGAGCACAACCGCGTGTGTGACCTGCTGAAAGCCGAGCACCCAACCTGGGATGATGAACAGCTCTTCCAGACCACCCGTCTCATCCTCATAG GGGAGACCATCAAGATTGTCATTGAGGATTATGTGCAGCATTTGAGTGGCTACTTCCTGCAGTTAAAGTTTGACCCAGAGCTGCTGTTCAGAGCCCAGTTCCAGTACCAAAACCGCATCGCCGTGGAATTCAACCAGCTCTACCACTGGCATCCGCTCATGCCTGACTCTTTCAAGGTGGGCTCCCAAGAGTACACCTACGAGCAGTTCTTGTTCAATACCTCCATGCTGGTGGACTACGGGGTCGAGGCCCTGGTGGATGCCTTCTCTCGCCAGAAAGCTGGCCGG ATCGGTGGGGGTAGGAACATAGACCACCACATTCTTCATGTGGCTGTGGATGTCATCAAGGAGTCTCGAGAGATGCGGCTGCAGCCCTTCAATGAGTACCGCAAGAGGTTTGGCATGAAGCCCTACACCTCCTTCCAGGAGCTCACAG GAGAGAAGGAGATGGCAGCTGAGTTGGAGGAGCTGTATGGAGACATCGATGCTTTGGAATTCTACCCGGGGCTGCTGCTTGAAAAGTGCCTACCGAACTCCATTTTTGGGGAGAGTATGATAGAGATCGGGGCTCCCTTTTCCCTTAAGGGTCTTCTAGGAAATCCCATCTGCTCTCCAGAGTACTGGAAACCAAGCACATTCGGTGGCGAGGTAGGCTTCAACATTGTCAACACGGCCACACTGAAGAAACTCGTCTGCCTCAACACCAAGACCTGTCCCTATGTGTCCTTCCAAGTGCCAAACTCCAGTCAGGACAATGGACATGTTGTAGAGCGAccatccacagaactctga